Proteins from one Plasmodium yoelii strain 17X genome assembly, chromosome: 2 genomic window:
- a CDS encoding PIR protein, which yields MNKKVCQHFNSVWIYFPDELKNGNYNFLSNGQHFNKYCSNNSCDNNLEQINSACLYLFNALFGDYNVFKDNAKKNIDVVYYIIIWLSYMLSLKEENGINKLNDFYTEHIEKNKHYIKKIESIHEYKCYKDIIDKKKELLDMDINDNIISELYATFKSLYELYSTFSENTSNCPKFSNKANQFVEKYKVLNNNNKDSSYNKILSTLSDDYNNLIKKCKDAQGSNFPPLPEIKTIQPSVESSGDNSAEKSEQIVQNSEQTVHNFDVASSSSSIVTKLIPVVSIFAAISIFLGISYKYSLFGFRKRSQKHLREKLKK from the exons atgaataagaaagtg tgtcaACACTTCAATTCTGTATGGATTTATTTTCCCGATGAATTGAAAAATGGAaactataattttttatctaaCGGTCAACATTTCAACAAGTATTGCAGTAATAATAGTTGTGATAATAATCTCGAACAAATTAATTCTgcatgtttatatttgtttaatgCATTATTTGGGGATTATAATGTATTTAAAGacaatgcaaaaaaaaacatcgaTGTTGTTtattacattattatatggttaagttatatgttaagcCTAAAAGAAGAAAACGGAATCAATAAATTAAACGACTTCTATACTGAgcatatagaaaaaaataagcattatattaaaaaaatcgaaaGTATTCatgaatataaatgttataaggacatcatagataaaaaaaaagaattgtTGGATATggatataaatgataatattatatctGAATTATATGCtacatttaaatcattatatgAACTGTATTCTACATTTAGTGAAAACACGTCAAATTGCCCAAAATTCTCGAATAAAGCTAATcaatttgttgaaaaatataaagtactaaataataataataaagatagttcctataataaaatattgtctacattatcagatgattataataatttaataaaaaaatgtaaagatGCTCAAGGTAGCAATTTTCCACCCCTTCCAGAGATAAAAACAATACAGCCTTCAGTAGAAAGTTCTGGAGATAATTCTGCAGAAAAATCTGAGCAAATTGTACAAAATTCTGAACAAACTGTACATAATTTTGATGTTGCATCATCAAGTTCATCGATAGTAACcaaattaattccagttGTGTCGATATTTGCTGcaatatcaatttttttaggaatttcttataag tattcattatttggatttcggaaacgatctcaaaaacatttaagagaaaagctaaaaaaataa
- a CDS encoding PIR protein, with the protein MDYTLCKRFNNLRNYLPDDSSKAKNSDIHKLGNIKDYCSNGESEETGCKTDIDKINGACLWLFEQLILKNKKGINMAEYIIIWLSYMLNLKNDKKIKNFNEFYTNYIEKNRYYTNCDNAGKACGNSLKEITGYTNYKEIIDKKKELLSINFGYLSKFYDAFKSLCNMYTELAAGESKCEKCLKNANEFVKTYDELNKHPNITKDSPYYQVLSTLSNDYNNFKNYCNMNDVDCSDIPPLPDIKTAQNPVQSSEPSPELSSEVTSSSSSITNKLIPVLSIIVAIPIFLGIFYKYSLFGFRKRTQKQHLRKKLKK; encoded by the exons atgGATTATACCCtg tgtaaaaGGTTTAATAACTTGAGAAACTATTTACCCGATGACTCAAGCAAAGCTAAAAATAGTGATATTCATAAATTAGGGAATATTAAGGATTATTGCTCTAATGGAGAATCAGAGGAAACAGGATGTAAGACTGATATCGATAAGATAAATGGTGCTTGTCTATGGTTGTTCGAGCAAttgattttgaaaaataaaaaaggtatCAACATGGCTgaatacattattatatggttaagttatatgttaaacctaaaaaatgataaaaaaatcaagaattttaatgaattttatactAATTATATAGAAAAGAATAGGTATTATACTAATTGTGATAATGCTGGTAAAGCTTGTGGTAATtcattaaaagaaataacgggatatacaaattataaggaaatcatagataaaaaaaaggaattgCTGAGTATTAATTTTGGGTAtctgtctaaattttatgatgcatttaaatcattatgtaacatgtataCTGAACTTGCTGCAGGAGAGTCAAAATGTGAgaaatgtttaaaaaatgCTAATGAATTTGTTAAAACATATGATGAACTTAACAAACATCCTAATATTACTAAAGATAGTCCCTATTATCAAgtattgtctacattatcaaatgattataataattttaaaaattattgtaaTATGAATGATGTTGATTGTAGCGATATCCCGCCACTTCCAGATATAAAAACAGCACAAAATCCTGTACAAAGTTCTGAACCGAGTCCTGAACTGAGTTCTGAAgttacatcatcaagttcgtcgataacaaacaaattaattccagttttatcgataatTGTTGCAATACCAATATTCTTgggaattttttataag tattcgttatttggatttcggaaacgaacccaaaaacaacatttaagaaaaaaactaaaaaaataa